Proteins found in one Magnolia sinica isolate HGM2019 chromosome 5, MsV1, whole genome shotgun sequence genomic segment:
- the LOC131245244 gene encoding protein LOL2 isoform X2 → MSNTASEATQPTCPANQVGHVKCGSCLVLLMYPYGAPSVRCSSCHFVTEIGVNNLRPPLSAQQGQPPPPQHPVH, encoded by the exons ATGAGCAACACGGCTTCTGAAGCTACCCAGCCCACCTGCCCTG CTAATCAGGTTGGGCATGTCAAGTGTGGGAGTTGTCTTGTGTTGCTGATGTACCCATATGGAGCTCCATCAGTCAGGTGTTCCTCCTGCCACTTTGTCACGGAAATCGGA GTAAACAACCTAAGGCCCCCACTTTCTGCACAACAGGGCCAGCCGCCTCCACCTCAGCACCCTGTCCATTAG
- the LOC131246900 gene encoding protein DYAD-like: MEAAPYKQQLAAGESMVSEKTRLNVTVIFPSILSLRKCFCSEADKGQSPNAAGEAHPALDEQFVMGMNVAGKVLRRYIPPSEFARQKHMESFWEVSPKAEAGVKTEARTSPEKKAFLEVCRSELKCDGLVSWGVRRKVRYIGQHREMPPFSGFITKEEDADRADGKRVAKRPRGGPSSNDRSRKEPRRDSKDRWSKERYETAELKLVDIMQAEGAVLGNPILRPELRAEARKYIGDTGLLDHLLKHMAGKVVPQRDVRFRRRHNPEGAMEYWLEQADLIDLRREAGVQDPYWAPPPGWKPGDGPVMDAACARELKQLKEQMADMRRNFEELLDKKHGSEEPLTQTNGDKACNITVSTAAQESLLDSGSSSSLQESYKSLVTRKCVLEEQLSEISNSLDGIQEEMKKLVSEVERAKKRAEPEAEGKPCMVVRSGFRICKPQGTFLWPSNASSISPQLQVEDFLAVPTPPSASSATSAPPLPLAPPKPGSPVKPMPQIRATLSVARADHYEKISDRTGSSGSLSSFHHDILPRVRIPDAAFPLLHVRANECGAPTCRSPRADLITALPASSDDGESELAARDLEPSDAVAGSRTIADPTHPDFSAGSWLALSIPHHSLVRF, translated from the exons ATGGAAGCTGCGCCTTACAAACAGCAACTTGCGGCTGGGGAGAGTATG GTAAGTGAGAAAACGAGGCTCAACGTAACCGTCATATTCCCAAGCATCCTCTCCCTGCGGAAATGCTTCTGCAGCGAGGCCGACAAAGGCCAAAGCCCTAATGCCGCCGGGGAAGCGCATCCAGCGCTGGACGAGCAGTTCGTCATGGGCATGAACGTCGCTGGAAAAGTCCTCCGGCGGTATATTCCTCCTTCCGAATTCGCCAGGCAGAAGCATATGGAGAGCTTCTGGGAGGTATCGCCGAAAGCTGAGGCCGGTGTGAAGACGGAAGCCCGGACATCGCCGGAGAAGAAGGCTTTCTTGGAAGTGTGCCGGTCAGAGCTAAAATGCGATGGGCTGGTGAGCTGGGGAGTGCGCAGGAAGGTCAGGTACATCGGGCAGCACCGAGAGATGCCTCCTTTCTCGGGCTTCATAACGAAGGAGGAGGATGCTGATAGGGCTGATGGGAAACGAGTCGCGAAGAGGCCACGTGGCGGCCCCAGCAGCAATGATAGGAGCAGGAAGGAGCCGAGGCGTGACTCGAAAGACCGATGGTCTAAGGAGAG GTACGAGACGGCCGAGCTGAAGCTCGTGGATATCATGCAAGCCGAGGGGGCAGTGCTGGGGAACCCGATACTCCGCCCGGAACTGAGGGCGGAGGCGCGGAAGTACATCGGCGACACGGGGCTGCTGGACCACCTTCTCAAGCACATGGCTGGCAAGGTGGTCCCGCAGAGGGATGTGCGTTTCCGGAGGCGCCACAACCCCGAGGGGGCCATGGAGTACTGGCTCGAGCAGGCCGACCTCATTGACCTCCGGAGGGAGGCTGGGGTACAAGATCCTTACTGGGCCCCACCACCTGGGTGGAAGCCGGGGGACGGGCCGGTTATGGACGCTGCGTGTGCCAGGGAACTAAAGCAACTCAAGGAGCAGATGGCCGATATGAGGAG AAATTTTGAAGAACTGCTTGATAAGAAGCATGGAAGTGAAGAGCCACTGACTCAGACGAACGGAGACAAAGCCTGCAACATCACAGTGTCTACTGCTGCGCAAGAATCCCTTCTCGACTCTGGTTCTAGCAGCTCCTTGCAG GAAAGCTACAAGAGCTTAGTCACTAGAAAATGCGTGCTCGAGGAGCAGCTGAGTGAAATATCCAACTCCCTGGACGGAATACAG GAAGAGATGAAAAAGCTAGTGAGCGAAGTAGAGAGGGCGAAGAAGAGAGCCGAGCCGGAGGCTGAGGGAAAGCCGTGTATGGTGGTGAGGAGCGGCTTCAGGATCTGCAAGCCCCAGGGCACGTTTCTGTGGCCCAGCAACGCCAGCAGCATCTCGCCCCAGCTGCAGGTGGAGGATTTCCTCGCGGTCCCCACCCCTCCGTCCGCCTCATCCGCCACGTCAGCCCCTCCCCTGCCGCTCGCCCCTCCCAAGCCCGGCTCGCCCGTCAAGCCAATGCCTCAGATCCGCGCCACCCTGTCCGTGGCTAGGGCCGACCACTACGAGAAGATCAGTGACAGGACCGGCAGTTCTGGCTCGCTCTCCTCGTTCCACCACGACATTCTGCCACGTGTACGTATCCCAGATGCAGCTTTTCCGCTGCTACATGTCAGAGCCAACGAATGTGGGGCGCCTACGTGTCGGTCTCCAAGAGCAGACCTAATTACAGCACTACCA GCATCATCTGACGATGGGGAGAGCGAGCTGGCTGCGAGGGATTTGGAACCGTCAGATGCGGTCGCGGGTAGCAGGACGATCGCGGATCCGACGCACCCTGACTTCTCCGCCGGATCATGGCTTGCTCTGTCGATTCCGCACCATTCCCTTGTCCGTTTCTAA
- the LOC131245244 gene encoding protein LOL2 isoform X1 codes for MSNTASEATQPTCPEMGQMVCGRCRRLLSYPQGAKHVQCLRCKTVNIVLDANQVGHVKCGSCLVLLMYPYGAPSVRCSSCHFVTEIGVNNLRPPLSAQQGQPPPPQHPVH; via the exons ATGAGCAACACGGCTTCTGAAGCTACCCAGCCCACCTGCCCTG AAATGGGTCAAATGGTGTGTGGGCGCTGCCGGCGTCTACTTTCTTATCCACAAGGAGCCAAACATGTCCAATGCCTCCGCTGTAAGACGGTCAATATTGTATTGGATG CTAATCAGGTTGGGCATGTCAAGTGTGGGAGTTGTCTTGTGTTGCTGATGTACCCATATGGAGCTCCATCAGTCAGGTGTTCCTCCTGCCACTTTGTCACGGAAATCGGA GTAAACAACCTAAGGCCCCCACTTTCTGCACAACAGGGCCAGCCGCCTCCACCTCAGCACCCTGTCCATTAG